The following coding sequences lie in one Eschrichtius robustus isolate mEscRob2 chromosome 17, mEscRob2.pri, whole genome shotgun sequence genomic window:
- the CCN3 gene encoding CCN family member 3, protein MQSAQSLRLGPPGQCLCLAFLLLHLLGQVLATPRCPSSCPAPCPKKPPTCAPGVRAVLDDCSCCLVCARQRGESCSVMLPCEESRGLFCDRRADPSAQTGICMAIEGDNCVFDGVIYQSGETFQPSCKYQCACQDGQVGCVPRCEEDLLLPQPDCPAPRKVKVPGECCEKWICDSNETGTLGDLQTLPAYRTEATLGVAVSDSGINCIEQTTEWSACSKSCGMGFSTRVTNRNPHCEMVKQTRLCAVRPCDQEHKQPTDKKGKKCLRTTKSLKAIHLQFENCTSLYTYKPRFCGVCSDGRCCTPHNTKTIQVEFQCSPGQILKKPVMVIGTCTCHSNCPHNNASFLQDLKPNTSRGEM, encoded by the exons ATGCAGAGTGCGCAGAGCCTGCGTCTCGGTCCACCCGGTCAGTGCCTCTGCCTGGCTTTCCTGCTCCTCCATCTCCTGGGACAG GTCCTTGCGACTCCGCGCTGCCCCTCCTCGTGCCCGGCTCCGTGCCCCAAGAAGCCGCCGACCTGCGCCCCCGGGGTGAGAGCCGTGCTGGACGACTGTTCCTGCTGCCTGGTGTGCGCCCGCCAGCGCGGCGAGAGCTGCTCCGTGATGCTGCCCTGCGAGGAAAGCCGCGGTCTCTTCTGCGACCGCAGAGCGGACCCCAGCGCCCAGACTGGCATCTGCATGG CGATAGAAGGAGACAATTGTGTGTTTGATGGAGTTATCTACCAAAGTGGAGAGACCTTCCAGCCTAGCTGCAAATACCAGTGCGCCTGCCAAGATGGGCAGGTTGGTTGTGTGCCCCGCTGTGAAGAGGACCTGCTACTGCCCCAGCCTGACTGCCCAGCTCCGAGAAAAGTTAAAGTGCCTGGGGAGTGCTGTGAAAAGTGGATCTGTGACTCCAATGAGACGGGGACATTAGGGGACCTCCAAACCCTTCCAG CCTACAGAACAGAAGCCACTCTAGGAGTTGCAGTCTCCGACTCAGGTATCAACTGCATTGAGCAGACCACAGAGTGGAGTGCATGTTCCAAGAGTTGTGGCATGGGTTTTTCCACCCGGGTCACCAACAGGAATCCACATTGCGAGATGGTGAAGCAGACCCGACTCTGCGCGGTGCGGCCCTGTGACCAAGAGCACAAGCAGCCGACAGATAAG aaAGGGAAAAAGTGTCTCCGCACCACCAAGTCACTCAAAGCCATCCACCTGCAGTTTGAGAACTGCACGAGCCTATACACCTACAAGCCCAGGTTCTGCGGTGTCTGCAGCGATGGCCGATGCTGTACCCCACACAACACCAAAACCATCCAGGTGGAGTTCCAGTGCTCCCCAGGGCAGATCCTCAAGAAACCAGTGATGGTCATCGGGACCTGCACCTGTCACAGCAACTGTCCTCATAACAATGCGTCTTTCCTCCAAGACTTAAAGCCAAACACCAGCAGAGGAGAAATGTAA